A region from the Rosa rugosa chromosome 6, drRosRugo1.1, whole genome shotgun sequence genome encodes:
- the LOC133714510 gene encoding kinesin-like protein KIN-UC isoform X2, protein MASSSLRSSSTTTAAAAANNGGVGRSERQQLHPARQTTSSVRSKPASSSTSRRSVTPTSRIPASNSEFQQDAGRVRVAVRVRPRNDEDRISDSDYGDSVEVQPELKRLKLRKNNWMSDSYRFDEIFTETASQNRVYQVVAKPVVESVLNGYNGTVMAYGQTGTGKTYTLGRLGCDDASERGIMVRALEDIIFSTAPESDTVEVSYLQLYMESIQDLLAPEKTNIPIHEDPKTGEVSLPGASVVRIKDLDHFLQLLQIGEANRHAANTNLNTESSRSHAILMVFIRRSVEDKSTDEIISQEKASRNGLPIIRRSKLLIVDLAGSERVDKSGSEGHLLEEAKFINLSLTSLGKCINALAENSPHIPTRDSKLTRLLRDSFGGTARTSLIITIGPSARHYAETSSTVMFGQRAMKIVNTVKLKEEFDYESQCRKLENQIDNLTAEFERQLKLRDSKKYELERQLTECQHSFAEAEENLITRSEFLEKENTRLGLEMKDLLYELNSQKEHHDMMHDKVAQLESSLEQGKVESSTYQKILADTTQMYEEKIAKLMKQLEDEHTRYGSTEDQLDAMRKLLTDGQKTIQRHEMEHSTYQKALADTTQMYERKIAELMEQLEDEHSRFEDLKGQVNLAKKLRHQQSSMKGKESDELRVKLQDMKQLHESTLNEFQSLKSDYSDLSEEKARLDEELQDVKQRLLLEEKKKKTIENELVMLKKDVPEKEDDFVDKKSYMKENIYKGSSALGTPMGLHNSNPSRELLSSQRETPSNQRATIAKICEEVGLQKIVQLMTSDDLDVQTHAVKMVANLAAEDMNQEKIMEEGGLDALLMLLQSSQNTTILRVASGAIANLAMNEVNQGLIMSRGGAQLLAGTASKTNDPQTLRMVAGALANLCGNERLHMMLKEDGGIKALLEMARSGSSDVIAQVARGMANFAKCESRGTIQGHRKGHSLLIEDGALTWLIGNSNTTSSSTKRHIELALCHLAQNEDNANDFISSGGLKELVRISNESSREDIRNLAKKTLRLSSKFQTEIRAE, encoded by the exons ATGGCTTCTTCGTCGTTGAGATCTTCGTCAACGACAACGGCAGCGGCCGCGGCGAACAATGGCGGAGTCGGAAGGTCCGAGAGGCAGCAACTCCATCCCGCTCGACAAACGACGTCGTCCGTTCGCTCTAAGCCGGCGTCTTCTTCAACTTCACGGCGCTCCGTCACTCCTACTTCTCGGATTCCGGCCTCCAATTCCGAGTTTCAGCAAG ATGCTGGAAGAGTGAGGGTTGCTGTTAGAGTTCGGCCGAGAAATGATGAGGATCGAATTTCCGATTCGGATTACGGCGACAGTGTTGAGGTCCAGCCAGAG TTGAAGCGGTTAAAGTTGAGGAAAAACAATTGGATGTCTGACTCTTATAgatttgatgaaatttttaCTGAGACTGCCTCGCAAAACCGTGTTTACCAAGTGGTAGCAAAGCCTGTAGTTGAG AGTGTGTTAAACGGATATAATGGGACAGTCATGGCTTACGGTCAAACTGGTACTGGGAAGACTTACACACTTGGTAGGCTGGGTTGTGATGATGCATCGGAGCGTGGTATTATGGTTAGAGCTTTGGAGGACATTATTTTCAGTACCGCTCCAGAGTCTGATACTGTGGAAGTTTCATACTTGCAG CTGTACATGGAATCTATACAAGATTTACTTGCACCAGAAAAGACTAATATTCCCATTCACGAGGACCCTAAGACCGGTGAGGTGTCACTTCCTGGTGCTTCAGTAGTAAGAATCAAAGACCTTGATCATTTCTTACAACTTCTGCAAATTGGTGAGGCAAACCGGCATGCAGCTAACACAAATCTAAACACGGAATCTTCTCGTAGTCATGCCATTCTCATG GTTTTCATTCGTAGATCTGTGGAAGACAAATCTACAGATGAGATCATTTCTCAGGAGAAAGCCTCGAGAAACGGCTTACCTATAATTCGAAGAAGCAAGTTGCTCATTGTTGATCTTGCTGGATCCGAAAGAGTTGATAAATCTG GCAGTGAGGGCCACTTACTCGAGGAGGCTAAATTTATTAATCTTTCACTGACTTCCCTTGGGAAATGTATAAACGCATTGGCTGAAAACAGTCCACATATCCCAACCAGAGATTCCAAGCTTACAAGGTTGCTACGTGATTCATTTGGAG GTACAGCGAGGACATCACTTATAATAACGATTGGACCATCAGCACGACATTATGCAGAGACCAGTAGCACAGTAATGTTTGGACAACGG GCAATGAAAATAGTAAACACAGTAAAACTTAAAGAAGAATTTGATTATGAAAGTCAATGTCGGAAGCTTGAGAACCAAATAGACAATCTCACTGCAGAATTTGAACGGCAACTGAAGTTGAGGGACAGTAAAAAATATGAATTGGAAAGACAGCTGACAGAGTGTCAACACTCTTTTGCTGAGGCCGAAGAAAATCTGATCACAAGGTCTGAG TTTTTGGAGAAGGAAAATACTCGTTTAGGGttggagatgaaagatctttTATATGAATTGAACAGTCAGAAAGAACACCATGATATGATGCATGATAAGGTGGCACAGCTTGAATCGAGTTTGGAACAGGGCAAG GTTGAAAGTTCTACATATCAGAAAATACTAGCTGATACCACTCAGATGTATGAAGAGAAAATAGCAAAGTTGATGAAGCAGCTAGAAGATGAGCATACTCGTTATGGAAGCACAGAGGATCAGTTAGATGCGATGAGGAAGCTTCTGACTGATGGCCAGAAGACTATTCAG CGACATGAGATGGAACATTCTACATATCAAAAAGCACTTGCTGACACAACTCAGATGTATGAGAGGAAAATAGCCGAGCTAATGGAGCAATTGGAAGATGAGCATTCCCGTTTTGAAGATTTAAAAGGACAAGTTAATTTGGCGAAGAAGCTACGTCATCAACAAAGTTCAATGAAG gggaaggagagCGATGAACTTAGAGTGAAGTTACAAGACATGAAGCAGCTGCACGAATCAACTCTAAACGAATTTCAGTCCTTGAAATCAGACTATTCTGATCTATCAGAAGAGAAG GCTAGACtagatgaagaacttcaagATGTGAAGCAAAGACTTCTattggaagagaagaagaagaaaactatAGAGAATGAGCTGGTCATGCTAAAGAAGGATGTACcagagaaagaagatgattTTGTG GATAAGAAATCATATATGaaggaaaatatatataaagGGTCTTCTGCTTTGGGGACTCCAATGGGTTTACACAATTCAAATCCATCAAGGGAGTTGCTATCTAGCCAGAGGGAGACACCTTCTAATCAGAGGGCTACAATTGCAAAAATATGTGAAGAAG TTGGGCTTCAAAAGATTGTACAACTGATGACATCTGATGATTTAGATGTCCAAACCCATGCTGTGAAGATGGTAGCCAATCTTGCAGCTGAAG ATATGAATCAGGAAAAGATCATGGAGGAAGGTGGTCTAGATGCTTTGCTTATGCTGTTGCAATCCTCACAAAATACAACTATTCTTAGAGTGGCTTCTGGAGCAATTGCCAATTTGGCAATGAATG AGGTAAATCAAGGTTTAATTATGAGTAGAGGTGGAGCTCAGCTACTTGCAGGGACAGCATCGAAGACAAATGATCCACAAACTCTTAGAATGGTTGCTGGAGCACTTGCTAATTTATGTGGAAATG AAAGATTACACATGATGCTGAAAGAAGATGGAGGCATTAAGGCGCTCTTGGAAATGGCAAGGTCTGGGAGTAGTGACGTTATAGCGCAAGTTGCTAGAGGAATGGCTAATTTTGCAAAGTGTGAATCTCGCGGAACTATTCAAG GACATAGAAAAGGTCACTCCCTTTTGATCGAAGATGGTGCCCTTACTTGGTTGATTGGAAACTCCAATACTACCTCGTCTTCAACAAAACGCCATATTGAGCTTGCTCTCTGCCATTTAGCACAAAATG AGGACAATGCAAACGATTTCATATCCAGTGGAGGGCTGAAAGAGCTTGTACGAATATCGAATGAATCCAGTAGGGAAGATATCCGAAATTTAGCAAAGAAGACGTTGAGATtgagttcaaaatttcagactgAGATCCGTGCGGAATAG
- the LOC133714510 gene encoding kinesin-like protein KIN-UC isoform X1 has product MASSSLRSSSTTTAAAAANNGGVGRSERQQLHPARQTTSSVRSKPASSSTSRRSVTPTSRIPASNSEFQQDAGRVRVAVRVRPRNDEDRISDSDYGDSVEVQPELKRLKLRKNNWMSDSYRFDEIFTETASQNRVYQVVAKPVVESVLNGYNGTVMAYGQTGTGKTYTLGRLGCDDASERGIMVRALEDIIFSTAPESDTVEVSYLQLYMESIQDLLAPEKTNIPIHEDPKTGEVSLPGASVVRIKDLDHFLQLLQIGEANRHAANTNLNTESSRSHAILMVFIRRSVEDKSTDEIISQEKASRNGLPIIRRSKLLIVDLAGSERVDKSGSEGHLLEEAKFINLSLTSLGKCINALAENSPHIPTRDSKLTRLLRDSFGGTARTSLIITIGPSARHYAETSSTVMFGQRAMKIVNTVKLKEEFDYESQCRKLENQIDNLTAEFERQLKLRDSKKYELERQLTECQHSFAEAEENLITRSEFLEKENTRLGLEMKDLLYELNSQKEHHDMMHDKVAQLESSLEQGKQHQVESSTYQKILADTTQMYEEKIAKLMKQLEDEHTRYGSTEDQLDAMRKLLTDGQKTIQRHEMEHSTYQKALADTTQMYERKIAELMEQLEDEHSRFEDLKGQVNLAKKLRHQQSSMKGKESDELRVKLQDMKQLHESTLNEFQSLKSDYSDLSEEKARLDEELQDVKQRLLLEEKKKKTIENELVMLKKDVPEKEDDFVDKKSYMKENIYKGSSALGTPMGLHNSNPSRELLSSQRETPSNQRATIAKICEEVGLQKIVQLMTSDDLDVQTHAVKMVANLAAEDMNQEKIMEEGGLDALLMLLQSSQNTTILRVASGAIANLAMNEVNQGLIMSRGGAQLLAGTASKTNDPQTLRMVAGALANLCGNERLHMMLKEDGGIKALLEMARSGSSDVIAQVARGMANFAKCESRGTIQGHRKGHSLLIEDGALTWLIGNSNTTSSSTKRHIELALCHLAQNEDNANDFISSGGLKELVRISNESSREDIRNLAKKTLRLSSKFQTEIRAE; this is encoded by the exons ATGGCTTCTTCGTCGTTGAGATCTTCGTCAACGACAACGGCAGCGGCCGCGGCGAACAATGGCGGAGTCGGAAGGTCCGAGAGGCAGCAACTCCATCCCGCTCGACAAACGACGTCGTCCGTTCGCTCTAAGCCGGCGTCTTCTTCAACTTCACGGCGCTCCGTCACTCCTACTTCTCGGATTCCGGCCTCCAATTCCGAGTTTCAGCAAG ATGCTGGAAGAGTGAGGGTTGCTGTTAGAGTTCGGCCGAGAAATGATGAGGATCGAATTTCCGATTCGGATTACGGCGACAGTGTTGAGGTCCAGCCAGAG TTGAAGCGGTTAAAGTTGAGGAAAAACAATTGGATGTCTGACTCTTATAgatttgatgaaatttttaCTGAGACTGCCTCGCAAAACCGTGTTTACCAAGTGGTAGCAAAGCCTGTAGTTGAG AGTGTGTTAAACGGATATAATGGGACAGTCATGGCTTACGGTCAAACTGGTACTGGGAAGACTTACACACTTGGTAGGCTGGGTTGTGATGATGCATCGGAGCGTGGTATTATGGTTAGAGCTTTGGAGGACATTATTTTCAGTACCGCTCCAGAGTCTGATACTGTGGAAGTTTCATACTTGCAG CTGTACATGGAATCTATACAAGATTTACTTGCACCAGAAAAGACTAATATTCCCATTCACGAGGACCCTAAGACCGGTGAGGTGTCACTTCCTGGTGCTTCAGTAGTAAGAATCAAAGACCTTGATCATTTCTTACAACTTCTGCAAATTGGTGAGGCAAACCGGCATGCAGCTAACACAAATCTAAACACGGAATCTTCTCGTAGTCATGCCATTCTCATG GTTTTCATTCGTAGATCTGTGGAAGACAAATCTACAGATGAGATCATTTCTCAGGAGAAAGCCTCGAGAAACGGCTTACCTATAATTCGAAGAAGCAAGTTGCTCATTGTTGATCTTGCTGGATCCGAAAGAGTTGATAAATCTG GCAGTGAGGGCCACTTACTCGAGGAGGCTAAATTTATTAATCTTTCACTGACTTCCCTTGGGAAATGTATAAACGCATTGGCTGAAAACAGTCCACATATCCCAACCAGAGATTCCAAGCTTACAAGGTTGCTACGTGATTCATTTGGAG GTACAGCGAGGACATCACTTATAATAACGATTGGACCATCAGCACGACATTATGCAGAGACCAGTAGCACAGTAATGTTTGGACAACGG GCAATGAAAATAGTAAACACAGTAAAACTTAAAGAAGAATTTGATTATGAAAGTCAATGTCGGAAGCTTGAGAACCAAATAGACAATCTCACTGCAGAATTTGAACGGCAACTGAAGTTGAGGGACAGTAAAAAATATGAATTGGAAAGACAGCTGACAGAGTGTCAACACTCTTTTGCTGAGGCCGAAGAAAATCTGATCACAAGGTCTGAG TTTTTGGAGAAGGAAAATACTCGTTTAGGGttggagatgaaagatctttTATATGAATTGAACAGTCAGAAAGAACACCATGATATGATGCATGATAAGGTGGCACAGCTTGAATCGAGTTTGGAACAGGGCAAG CAACACCAGGTTGAAAGTTCTACATATCAGAAAATACTAGCTGATACCACTCAGATGTATGAAGAGAAAATAGCAAAGTTGATGAAGCAGCTAGAAGATGAGCATACTCGTTATGGAAGCACAGAGGATCAGTTAGATGCGATGAGGAAGCTTCTGACTGATGGCCAGAAGACTATTCAG CGACATGAGATGGAACATTCTACATATCAAAAAGCACTTGCTGACACAACTCAGATGTATGAGAGGAAAATAGCCGAGCTAATGGAGCAATTGGAAGATGAGCATTCCCGTTTTGAAGATTTAAAAGGACAAGTTAATTTGGCGAAGAAGCTACGTCATCAACAAAGTTCAATGAAG gggaaggagagCGATGAACTTAGAGTGAAGTTACAAGACATGAAGCAGCTGCACGAATCAACTCTAAACGAATTTCAGTCCTTGAAATCAGACTATTCTGATCTATCAGAAGAGAAG GCTAGACtagatgaagaacttcaagATGTGAAGCAAAGACTTCTattggaagagaagaagaagaaaactatAGAGAATGAGCTGGTCATGCTAAAGAAGGATGTACcagagaaagaagatgattTTGTG GATAAGAAATCATATATGaaggaaaatatatataaagGGTCTTCTGCTTTGGGGACTCCAATGGGTTTACACAATTCAAATCCATCAAGGGAGTTGCTATCTAGCCAGAGGGAGACACCTTCTAATCAGAGGGCTACAATTGCAAAAATATGTGAAGAAG TTGGGCTTCAAAAGATTGTACAACTGATGACATCTGATGATTTAGATGTCCAAACCCATGCTGTGAAGATGGTAGCCAATCTTGCAGCTGAAG ATATGAATCAGGAAAAGATCATGGAGGAAGGTGGTCTAGATGCTTTGCTTATGCTGTTGCAATCCTCACAAAATACAACTATTCTTAGAGTGGCTTCTGGAGCAATTGCCAATTTGGCAATGAATG AGGTAAATCAAGGTTTAATTATGAGTAGAGGTGGAGCTCAGCTACTTGCAGGGACAGCATCGAAGACAAATGATCCACAAACTCTTAGAATGGTTGCTGGAGCACTTGCTAATTTATGTGGAAATG AAAGATTACACATGATGCTGAAAGAAGATGGAGGCATTAAGGCGCTCTTGGAAATGGCAAGGTCTGGGAGTAGTGACGTTATAGCGCAAGTTGCTAGAGGAATGGCTAATTTTGCAAAGTGTGAATCTCGCGGAACTATTCAAG GACATAGAAAAGGTCACTCCCTTTTGATCGAAGATGGTGCCCTTACTTGGTTGATTGGAAACTCCAATACTACCTCGTCTTCAACAAAACGCCATATTGAGCTTGCTCTCTGCCATTTAGCACAAAATG AGGACAATGCAAACGATTTCATATCCAGTGGAGGGCTGAAAGAGCTTGTACGAATATCGAATGAATCCAGTAGGGAAGATATCCGAAATTTAGCAAAGAAGACGTTGAGATtgagttcaaaatttcagactgAGATCCGTGCGGAATAG
- the LOC133716805 gene encoding putative ribosomal large subunit pseudouridine synthase SVR1, chloroplastic, producing MPLSPHFFKLLSRAEEPTPVDPGRDIIYVNGRRLPKKLPPKVYLALNKPKGYICAAGENKSVLGLFDDYLKSWDKRNPGTPRPRLFTVGRLDVATTGLIVVTNDGDFAQSISHPSANLTKEYIAVIEGSVSKRNLIAISEGTVIDGVHCTPDSVELLPQQPEMSRSRLRIVVHEGRNHEVRELVKKAGLEIHSLKRVRIGGFRLPTNLGLGTHMELRQGDLSALGWKTKKVAATAGR from the exons ATGCCTCTTTCTCCCCATTTCTTTAAGTTACTCAGCCGAGCAGAAGAGCCG ACTCCAGTTGATCCCGGGAGGGATATTATTTATGTCAATGGGAGACGGCTTCCGAAGAAACTGCCTCCCAAGGTTTATCTTGCCCTCAACAAGCCGAAAGG GTACATTTGCGCTGCTGGGGAGAATAAATCTGTCTTGGGTCTGTTTGATGATTACTTAAAGAGTTGG GATAAGAGAAACCCAGGAACACCTAGACCACGACTATTTACTGTTGGCCGTCTTGATGTTGCCACAACTGGGTTGATTGTTGTGACCAATGATG GAGATTTTGCTCAAAGTATATCACATCCTTCAGCAAACTTAACAAAGGA ATACATTGCCGTAATAGAAGGTTCTGTTAGTAAGCGAAACCTGATAGCCATCAGTGAGGGAACGGTCATTGATGGTGTCCATTGTACCCCAGATTCCGTGGAGTTACTACCACAACAGCCAGAAATGTCAAGATCCCGTTTGCGTATTGTG GTTCATGAAGGGAGGAACCACGAAGTACGAGAACTTGTTAAAAAAGCTGGACTTGAG ATACACTCATTAAAACGCGTACGCATAGGTGGTTTCAGACTTCCAACAAACCTCGG GCTTGGCACACACATGGAATTAAGACAAGGTGATCTTTCTGCCTTGGGTTGGAAAACAAAGAAAGTTGCTGCGACTGCTGGAAGGTAG